Proteins found in one Enterococcus sp. 9D6_DIV0238 genomic segment:
- the glmU gene encoding bifunctional UDP-N-acetylglucosamine diphosphorylase/glucosamine-1-phosphate N-acetyltransferase GlmU — MENRYVIILAAGKGTRMKSKLYKVLHPVAGKPMVEHIMDQVEKTNPSEVVTIVGHGAEAIKSHLGERSQYALQEEQLGTGHAVLQAESLLAGKTGTTLVITGDTPLLTAETLTNLFDYHQGKNASATILTAHAEDPTGYGRIIRDHVGIVEKIVEQKDATEQEARVQEINTGTFCFDNEALFNALSKINTNNAQGEYYLTDIIEILKKEGKAIAAYQMSDFEEAMGINDRVALALANKIMYQRLNKMHMMNGVTFVDPDTTYIDEGAVIGSDTVIEAGVHVKGKTVIGEDCFIGAHSQIVDSIIEDNVKITQSVVEESIVRKNADVGPFAHLRPKAEIGEHVHVGNFVEVKNATIAEHTKVGHLTYVGDADLGKDINVGCGVVFVNYDGKNKHRTTVGDHAFIGSATNLIAPVQIEANTVIAAGSTITEDVKEYDLAIARARQENKAGYAKKLPYMNE, encoded by the coding sequence TTGGAAAACAGATATGTCATCATCCTCGCTGCCGGTAAGGGAACGCGTATGAAATCAAAACTATACAAAGTATTACATCCTGTCGCAGGTAAGCCAATGGTGGAACACATTATGGATCAAGTAGAAAAAACGAATCCAAGTGAAGTCGTAACGATCGTTGGACATGGGGCTGAAGCAATCAAAAGCCATTTAGGTGAGCGTAGCCAATATGCTTTACAAGAAGAACAATTAGGGACAGGACATGCTGTATTACAAGCTGAGTCACTTTTAGCAGGAAAAACTGGGACAACGTTAGTCATTACAGGGGATACACCACTCTTGACCGCTGAAACATTGACGAATCTTTTTGACTATCATCAAGGAAAAAATGCCAGCGCAACGATTTTAACTGCTCATGCAGAAGACCCAACAGGCTATGGACGTATTATTCGTGATCATGTTGGGATCGTTGAAAAAATCGTCGAGCAAAAAGACGCTACAGAACAAGAAGCGCGTGTTCAGGAAATCAATACAGGGACGTTTTGTTTTGACAATGAAGCGCTGTTCAATGCTCTATCTAAAATCAATACGAACAATGCGCAAGGGGAATACTATTTAACAGATATTATTGAAATTCTGAAAAAAGAAGGTAAAGCGATCGCGGCTTATCAAATGTCTGACTTTGAAGAAGCGATGGGAATCAATGACCGCGTGGCTTTAGCTTTGGCTAATAAAATCATGTACCAACGCTTGAATAAGATGCATATGATGAATGGAGTGACATTTGTCGATCCTGATACAACGTATATCGATGAAGGTGCTGTGATCGGCTCTGATACGGTGATAGAAGCTGGTGTTCATGTAAAAGGAAAAACAGTCATTGGTGAGGATTGCTTCATTGGGGCACATTCTCAGATCGTTGATAGTATCATTGAAGACAATGTTAAGATCACTCAATCAGTTGTTGAAGAAAGTATTGTACGTAAAAATGCAGATGTCGGTCCATTTGCTCATCTTCGTCCGAAAGCTGAGATCGGTGAACATGTTCATGTCGGCAATTTTGTAGAAGTGAAAAATGCAACGATTGCAGAGCATACCAAAGTGGGGCATTTGACCTACGTAGGTGATGCAGATTTAGGGAAAGATATCAACGTGGGCTGTGGTGTTGTCTTTGTGAATTACGATGGGAAAAATAAACATCGCACTACGGTTGGCGATCATGCCTTTATCGGCTCGGCAACGAACTTGATCGCACCTGTTCAAATTGAGGCAAACACAGTGATCGCAGCAGGTTCGACGATTACAGAAGATGTAAAGGAATACGATTTAGCCATTGCTAGAGCGAGACAAGAAAATAAAGCAGGGTATGCGAAAAAGCTTCCTTATATGAATGAATAA
- a CDS encoding 5'-nucleotidase C-terminal domain-containing protein yields the protein MKKSVLKKVHLGLQVLMVSALLVSTSAPTVLAIENTLTNDTGTTETATTENPTVSNATQSEPLAEQQTADVAETLQRLTILGTSDVHGQLWNWSYEDDKQTPVGLSQVSSVVANVRSENPNGTILIDNGDINQGTILTDDLYNKAPLIDQPNPMIKAMNYMNYDAMVLGNHEFNFGLDLIKKLNNEANFPILSANTYVKETNNRFVGGTMKKDIDLDGDGTKDLTVGIIGLTTPQIPLWDGAKVDSLYFNPLKDEAEKAVAELQDDTDVIIASIHAGRENSDPTAAADQVINNVAGIDAYILGHDHRSFAEKIQGPNSLVPVGGPKDTGTELVRIDLDLTKTEDKWHVANSTAAIVDTKTVAADETLKEQTKEYHETTRAFISEKIGTATADFLPPEEVTGIPEAQLRPTAMISLINNVQRKATGAQLAASALFKADSKLNAGDISYSNIFDIYKYPNTLVSANITGANLLTFMEKQADYYNTPGPDDLTISFNSNIRVYNYDIISGVSYKIDISKPSGERIIDPTIDGQPIDPNAKYTMAMNNYRYEGLLAQGLITEEPLVSTDPETLRGLIAEYIREKQTLDPEEEIEKNWEIIGYNFDKKWRDLAVQLVNDGILHTEPAADGRTPNVKPITKQDVVNAGYEPTSITIMHTNDVHGRLEGNGKDVLGMARLKTYKEQIQPDLLLDVGDVFQGLPISNFSKGMDMAKVMNEVGYDAMAVGNHEFDFGFDTAMAYKDVLDFPILSNNTFKDGKLAFDPYKIIEKNGKNYAVIGVTTPETATKTHPNNVVGVTFADPIVETKKAIKEINESGKTIDAYVVIGHLGIDETTPHEWRGDTLAESLSKEFTDLNITVLDGHSHTAVDGGKRFGNVIYTQTGNYLNNVGLVDVDLVDHSKKTASLTAAETLAELPENPAVKALVDEAKANFEEWGAKVVIENNPYQFNGERDNVRTRETNLGNLIGDAMLDYGQEGFNHQTDFAVTNGGGIRANIEPGKVTLGDVIAVLPFGNSISQIKVTGAQVKDMFELSLRSMAQKDENGTIILDEYNQPKLGANGGFLHVSSTIRVYYDSTKKGSLLPADEGNGTDKTIVGERVLRVEVQDRKTGEFAPIDEGATYYMATNDFLAAGGDGYDMLGGEREEGPSLDTVLIDYLKQASNLRLFNAATNIDLAQYKEAFPGERIVSISEADFNEKFKPEPTPEPKPEPKPKPIPNPNPKDPEKEKTPDKEKTPDKKTADYPKMGEKVAAYGSLGVILIGLSGYGVYEYNRKRKAS from the coding sequence GTGAAGAAGTCTGTTTTGAAGAAAGTTCATCTAGGGTTACAGGTATTAATGGTTTCCGCATTGCTTGTAAGTACGAGTGCTCCAACCGTACTGGCAATTGAAAACACTTTAACTAATGATACAGGGACGACAGAAACTGCAACAACTGAAAATCCTACTGTATCAAACGCTACTCAAAGCGAACCACTTGCAGAGCAACAAACAGCAGATGTTGCTGAAACTTTACAACGATTAACTATTTTGGGAACTTCGGATGTCCATGGGCAATTATGGAACTGGTCATATGAAGATGACAAGCAAACACCTGTTGGTCTTTCTCAAGTCAGTTCAGTCGTAGCCAATGTCCGCTCAGAAAATCCTAACGGCACGATTCTGATCGATAATGGGGATATCAATCAGGGAACGATCTTAACTGATGATCTGTATAACAAAGCACCACTGATCGATCAGCCAAATCCAATGATCAAAGCAATGAACTACATGAATTATGATGCAATGGTTTTGGGGAACCACGAATTCAATTTTGGGTTAGATTTGATCAAGAAACTGAATAACGAAGCAAATTTCCCTATTTTGTCTGCCAATACGTATGTTAAAGAGACGAATAACCGCTTTGTCGGCGGAACCATGAAAAAAGATATTGATTTAGATGGCGATGGTACGAAAGATTTAACTGTCGGCATCATCGGTTTGACCACCCCGCAAATTCCTTTGTGGGACGGTGCTAAAGTCGATAGTCTTTATTTCAATCCTCTAAAAGATGAGGCGGAGAAAGCCGTTGCTGAATTACAGGATGACACCGATGTCATTATTGCATCGATCCACGCAGGTCGTGAAAATTCCGACCCGACAGCTGCTGCTGATCAGGTAATCAATAATGTTGCTGGAATCGATGCGTATATTTTAGGGCATGATCATCGCTCATTCGCAGAAAAAATCCAAGGACCAAATAGCCTAGTTCCTGTCGGCGGACCCAAAGATACAGGAACTGAACTTGTTCGAATCGACCTTGACCTAACAAAAACAGAAGACAAATGGCACGTTGCCAATAGTACTGCTGCAATCGTCGATACAAAAACAGTCGCTGCAGATGAAACGCTCAAAGAACAAACAAAAGAATACCACGAAACTACAAGAGCATTTATTTCTGAAAAAATCGGAACAGCTACAGCTGACTTTTTACCGCCGGAAGAAGTCACGGGAATCCCAGAAGCTCAATTACGCCCAACAGCAATGATTTCGTTGATCAACAACGTTCAACGAAAAGCCACAGGTGCACAATTAGCTGCTTCTGCATTGTTCAAAGCTGACAGTAAGCTAAACGCTGGCGATATTTCTTATTCAAATATTTTTGATATTTATAAATATCCGAATACATTGGTCAGCGCGAATATCACTGGAGCAAATCTGCTAACATTCATGGAGAAACAAGCAGATTACTACAATACTCCTGGACCGGATGATTTGACGATCAGTTTCAACTCAAATATTCGTGTCTACAATTATGACATCATCTCTGGTGTTTCGTATAAAATCGATATTTCCAAACCAAGCGGTGAAAGAATCATAGATCCAACGATCGATGGTCAGCCGATCGATCCAAATGCAAAATACACAATGGCAATGAATAATTACCGCTATGAGGGTCTGCTGGCACAAGGCTTGATAACAGAAGAACCTCTCGTATCGACAGACCCAGAAACATTACGAGGGTTGATCGCTGAGTATATTCGAGAAAAGCAAACACTTGATCCAGAAGAAGAAATCGAAAAAAACTGGGAAATCATCGGATACAACTTTGACAAAAAGTGGCGCGACCTTGCTGTTCAATTAGTCAACGATGGTATTTTGCACACTGAACCTGCTGCCGATGGACGCACACCAAATGTCAAACCGATCACGAAGCAAGATGTAGTAAACGCTGGTTATGAACCAACTTCGATCACGATCATGCATACCAATGATGTCCATGGTCGTTTAGAAGGCAATGGTAAAGATGTTTTAGGTATGGCTCGTTTGAAAACATACAAAGAACAGATTCAGCCTGATTTGCTTTTGGATGTCGGTGATGTGTTCCAAGGATTGCCGATCTCTAATTTCTCAAAAGGCATGGACATGGCTAAAGTCATGAATGAAGTCGGCTACGATGCGATGGCTGTCGGAAATCATGAGTTTGATTTCGGTTTTGACACAGCAATGGCCTACAAAGATGTCTTAGACTTTCCGATCCTTTCCAATAATACATTCAAAGATGGTAAACTAGCCTTTGACCCGTACAAAATTATTGAAAAGAACGGTAAAAACTACGCTGTCATCGGTGTTACTACTCCAGAAACAGCAACTAAAACACATCCTAATAATGTTGTGGGTGTAACATTTGCTGATCCGATCGTAGAAACAAAAAAAGCGATCAAAGAAATCAACGAATCTGGAAAAACGATCGATGCTTATGTCGTGATCGGTCATTTAGGCATAGATGAAACAACACCGCATGAATGGCGCGGAGATACTTTGGCTGAAAGTCTAAGTAAAGAGTTTACTGATTTGAACATCACGGTTTTAGACGGTCACTCTCATACTGCAGTCGATGGTGGTAAACGCTTCGGTAATGTGATTTATACTCAAACTGGAAACTATTTAAACAATGTTGGGCTAGTAGATGTCGACTTAGTTGATCATAGTAAAAAGACAGCTTCTTTGACCGCTGCAGAAACTTTAGCAGAGTTGCCGGAAAATCCTGCAGTCAAAGCATTAGTTGATGAAGCTAAAGCGAACTTTGAAGAATGGGGCGCTAAAGTCGTTATTGAAAATAATCCTTATCAGTTTAATGGTGAACGTGATAATGTACGAACTAGAGAAACCAATTTAGGAAACTTGATCGGTGATGCTATGCTTGATTATGGTCAGGAAGGCTTTAACCATCAAACTGATTTTGCAGTAACGAATGGCGGTGGTATTCGTGCTAATATCGAACCAGGAAAAGTAACATTAGGTGACGTGATCGCTGTATTGCCATTTGGAAATAGCATTTCTCAAATAAAAGTAACTGGCGCACAGGTGAAGGATATGTTTGAGTTGTCTCTTCGTTCTATGGCGCAAAAAGATGAGAATGGAACGATCATTCTTGATGAATACAATCAGCCAAAACTAGGAGCAAACGGCGGCTTCCTACATGTTTCAAGTACGATCCGTGTATATTATGATTCAACTAAAAAAGGTTCATTGTTGCCAGCAGATGAAGGAAATGGCACTGATAAGACTATCGTAGGAGAGCGTGTCCTTCGTGTGGAAGTACAAGACCGAAAAACAGGAGAATTCGCACCTATAGATGAAGGAGCAACCTATTACATGGCAACCAACGACTTTTTAGCAGCCGGTGGAGATGGCTATGATATGCTTGGTGGCGAACGTGAAGAAGGACCTTCGTTAGATACTGTTTTGATCGATTATTTAAAACAAGCATCCAACTTGCGGTTATTTAACGCTGCGACAAATATCGATCTTGCTCAATATAAGGAAGCTTTCCCAGGTGAACGAATCGTTTCGATTTCAGAAGCTGATTTCAACGAGAAGTTCAAACCAGAACCAACTCCTGAACCAAAACCTGAGCCCAAACCAAAACCGATTCCTAATCCAAATCCAAAAGATCCAGAAAAAGAAAAAACTCCGGATAAAGAAAAAACACCTGACAAGAAAACTGCTGACTATCCAAAAATGGGTGAAAAAGTGGCAGCTTATGGAAGTTTAGGTGTGATACTCATCGGACTTTCTGGATATGGTGTTTATGAATATAACCGAAAACGTAAAGCAAGTTAA
- a CDS encoding ribose-phosphate diphosphokinase — MSKHYFDPRLKIFSLNSNRPLAEKIAEAVGVELGKCSVNQFSDGEIQVNIEESIRGSHVYIIQSTSSPVNDNLMELLIMIDALKRASAKTINVVMPYYGYARQDRKARAREPITAKLVANMLEKAGATRMLTLDLHAVQIQGFFDIPVDHLMGAPLIADYFLERDIKGDDVVVVSPDHGGVTRARKLAEYLKSPIAIIDKRRPKANVAEVMNIIGHVEGKTCVLIDDMIDTAGTISLAANALKEAGAKEVYASCTHPVLSGPALQRIEDSAIERLVVTDSIYLSDDRKIEKIDEVSVGELIGDAIKRIHENKPVSPLFETKHR, encoded by the coding sequence ATGTCAAAACATTATTTTGATCCAAGATTGAAAATCTTCTCTCTTAACTCGAATCGTCCTTTAGCAGAAAAAATTGCAGAAGCTGTTGGTGTCGAATTAGGAAAATGTTCTGTAAATCAATTCAGCGATGGTGAAATTCAAGTGAATATCGAAGAAAGTATTCGTGGTTCACATGTCTACATCATCCAATCAACAAGTAGTCCTGTCAATGATAACCTAATGGAATTATTGATCATGATCGATGCATTGAAACGCGCAAGTGCAAAAACAATCAACGTGGTTATGCCGTATTATGGCTACGCACGTCAAGACCGTAAAGCTCGTGCTCGTGAACCGATCACAGCTAAACTTGTTGCAAACATGCTTGAAAAAGCTGGAGCAACAAGAATGTTGACACTAGATTTACATGCGGTTCAAATCCAAGGATTTTTCGATATCCCAGTGGATCATTTAATGGGTGCGCCATTAATTGCAGATTACTTCTTAGAACGTGACATCAAAGGCGATGATGTGGTTGTCGTTTCACCTGACCATGGTGGTGTGACTCGTGCCCGTAAGTTAGCTGAGTACTTGAAATCACCGATCGCGATCATTGATAAACGCCGCCCGAAAGCAAATGTTGCTGAGGTGATGAATATTATTGGACACGTTGAAGGGAAAACATGTGTCTTGATCGATGACATGATCGATACAGCTGGTACTATCTCACTAGCAGCGAACGCATTGAAAGAAGCAGGAGCGAAGGAAGTGTATGCGTCTTGTACACACCCAGTATTATCTGGTCCTGCCTTACAGCGTATCGAAGATTCTGCTATTGAACGTTTAGTGGTAACAGATTCTATTTACTTATCAGATGACCGTAAAATCGAGAAAATCGATGAAGTCAGCGTTGGTGAATTGATTGGTGATGCAATCAAACGTATTCATGAAAATAAACCAGTAAGTCCATTGTTTGAAACGAAACATCGCTAA